The Streptomyces sp. YIM 121038 genome includes a window with the following:
- a CDS encoding helix-turn-helix domain-containing protein codes for MSSSLLATAPPGPALPPPGPASVPDGSARARRQRVKVPMRLVESAHYADVALAVYMKIKALARREEGCTAGATVLASYLGLSRSSVERGIAQLRRPGPDGVIELPVNQRRSLPGGSGTTARRRVRPMQREERFIWLPVAACEDLTPRQLRAYAVLCFAQVQRIPLSEGELAGHLRHHSGARAGTPLSAAAAGKVVDALEAAGWVSVLRRAGAQGRHQFIAHDIPPFSQGPESRPSAGATAPVGSALDEGSGVIAGEGSLATKEDPSTDRPDDERRPASPAVGEVQVEEQASPVENPGPDPAPTDGVAGFALRAGQQQPPASSSERRKRQGRYNGPALTLHPRIVEVLEPVQVLYERANTFMQRRIAREVGRQLDLGCDAERLRQRLTARFATVMMSEIKDPARWLTGVALPRWGCGHFACEAGVLWPSGEPCATCAEVLAARREQRQRARRIELGQCLEHGLGGRDSLCPLCPSPPTLSPGRGCPDAPSPLPDRSDCRACGCRIKLVGPAVRDGLCMPCRNLREPGTAQPQRPAAPVRCAGWREEACDRNALPARDVCARHRAQELLAEAAG; via the coding sequence GTGTCCAGTTCTCTGCTCGCCACCGCGCCGCCCGGTCCGGCCCTGCCGCCGCCCGGTCCGGCCAGCGTGCCCGACGGCTCTGCCCGTGCCCGGCGCCAGCGCGTCAAAGTGCCCATGCGCCTGGTGGAGTCGGCGCACTACGCCGATGTGGCCCTGGCCGTGTACATGAAGATCAAAGCGCTCGCGCGGCGGGAGGAAGGCTGCACCGCGGGAGCCACGGTCCTCGCCTCCTATCTCGGGCTCTCGCGCTCCTCCGTCGAACGGGGCATCGCCCAGCTGCGCAGGCCCGGCCCGGATGGGGTCATCGAGCTCCCGGTCAACCAGAGGCGTTCTCTGCCCGGCGGGTCCGGGACCACGGCACGGCGCCGCGTACGTCCCATGCAGCGGGAGGAACGCTTCATCTGGCTGCCGGTCGCCGCCTGTGAGGACCTGACGCCGCGGCAGTTGAGGGCGTACGCCGTTCTCTGCTTCGCCCAGGTTCAGCGGATCCCGCTCTCCGAAGGCGAGCTCGCCGGCCACCTGCGTCACCACTCCGGGGCGCGTGCGGGAACGCCGCTGTCTGCGGCGGCCGCGGGGAAGGTCGTCGACGCCCTGGAGGCAGCCGGCTGGGTGAGCGTGCTCCGCAGGGCCGGGGCGCAGGGTCGCCATCAGTTCATCGCGCACGACATCCCCCCGTTCTCCCAGGGTCCGGAGTCCCGGCCGTCAGCCGGGGCGACGGCCCCCGTGGGTTCAGCACTTGATGAGGGATCGGGTGTGATTGCTGGTGAGGGGTCGCTCGCGACTAAGGAAGACCCGAGTACTGACCGACCTGATGACGAGCGCCGCCCTGCCTCACCCGCCGTAGGCGAGGTACAGGTGGAAGAGCAGGCTTCGCCTGTGGAAAACCCTGGTCCGGATCCTGCCCCTACCGATGGAGTGGCTGGTTTCGCGCTGCGCGCGGGCCAGCAACAGCCTCCTGCCTCATCCTCAGAGCGTCGTAAGCGCCAGGGCCGCTACAACGGGCCTGCGCTGACCTTGCATCCGCGCATCGTCGAGGTCCTCGAGCCGGTTCAGGTGCTCTACGAGCGGGCCAACACGTTCATGCAACGGCGCATCGCCCGTGAGGTCGGCCGTCAGCTCGATCTCGGGTGCGATGCGGAGCGGCTTCGCCAGCGCCTGACTGCCCGGTTCGCGACCGTGATGATGTCCGAGATCAAGGACCCCGCGCGGTGGCTGACGGGTGTCGCTCTGCCGCGGTGGGGCTGCGGCCACTTCGCCTGCGAGGCTGGCGTGCTGTGGCCGAGCGGAGAGCCGTGCGCGACCTGCGCCGAGGTCCTGGCCGCACGCCGGGAGCAGCGCCAGCGGGCCCGTCGGATCGAGCTGGGCCAGTGCCTGGAGCATGGTCTCGGCGGCCGCGACTCGCTGTGCCCGTTGTGCCCCTCTCCCCCCACGCTGAGCCCCGGCCGCGGGTGCCCCGACGCGCCTTCTCCTCTTCCGGACCGTTCGGACTGCCGCGCCTGCGGCTGCCGGATCAAGCTCGTGGGCCCGGCGGTCCGCGACGGCCTGTGCATGCCGTGCCGGAACCTGCGAGAACCGGGCACGGCGCAGCCGCAGAGACCAGCCGCTCCAGTCCGGTGCGCGGGATGGCGTGAGGAAGCGTGCGACCGGAATGCCTTGCCTGCCCGTGACGTCTGCGCTCGGCACCGGGCACAGGAGCTGCTTGCCGAGGCCGCCGGATGA
- a CDS encoding conjugal transfer protein, with protein sequence MKRLRRKARRQQQDWPEDAVADAVETAPAATEQDASAAAEAGGWKTSTAGLAGLARLARLGAWVLVASGPVIGVLALMGSSAPAQSAPKSAPAVKSNASTGPAGFAQLFVGAYLEAGEGSEEKLTPYYSGSVALTHPAGTRSALRTQAMDAREVSPGYWSVTVAVNVAAKSKKGGGYSDAGVQYFRVAVQSTSEDRTSGYTAVSLPAQVAAPAALKPGDLGYPTSRGSGANDPASDTAASFLKAYIAGQGELDRYTSPGVRISPVVPTPYTSIKVTGVQDDSADGTSAKVPGDGKRRRLLITVDAQDKAGNSFPLTYALGLTARSGRWEVASLDDAPATASASTPSAAPDTQAPSAPSASATPGGSASPHSG encoded by the coding sequence GTGAAGCGCCTCCGCCGCAAGGCCCGTCGCCAGCAGCAGGACTGGCCCGAGGACGCCGTCGCCGACGCTGTGGAGACAGCTCCGGCAGCAACCGAGCAGGACGCCTCCGCAGCTGCGGAGGCCGGTGGCTGGAAGACCAGCACGGCGGGGCTCGCCGGTCTCGCGCGCCTGGCTCGTCTGGGTGCGTGGGTACTCGTCGCTTCCGGTCCGGTCATCGGGGTCCTGGCCCTGATGGGGTCGTCCGCGCCCGCCCAGAGCGCACCCAAGTCCGCGCCTGCGGTGAAGTCGAACGCCTCCACCGGGCCTGCGGGGTTCGCGCAGCTCTTTGTCGGCGCCTACCTGGAGGCCGGTGAAGGGTCCGAGGAGAAGCTGACCCCGTACTACTCGGGCAGCGTCGCGCTCACGCACCCGGCCGGGACCCGGAGCGCCCTGCGCACCCAGGCCATGGACGCCCGTGAGGTCTCCCCCGGCTACTGGTCCGTCACGGTCGCGGTCAACGTCGCGGCGAAGTCCAAGAAGGGCGGCGGATACAGCGACGCCGGGGTGCAGTACTTCCGCGTCGCCGTCCAGTCGACCAGCGAGGACAGGACGAGCGGCTACACAGCCGTCTCGCTGCCGGCGCAGGTAGCGGCGCCCGCGGCGCTCAAGCCGGGCGACCTCGGCTACCCCACCTCCCGCGGCAGCGGCGCCAACGACCCTGCGTCCGACACCGCGGCCAGCTTCCTCAAGGCCTACATCGCCGGCCAAGGCGAGCTCGACCGGTACACCTCGCCCGGCGTCCGCATCTCGCCCGTGGTGCCCACCCCCTACACCTCGATCAAGGTCACCGGCGTTCAGGACGACTCCGCCGACGGCACCTCCGCGAAGGTCCCCGGCGACGGCAAGCGCAGGCGGCTCCTGATCACCGTCGACGCCCAGGACAAAGCCGGCAACTCCTTCCCCCTCACCTATGCGCTCGGTCTGACCGCACGGTCAGGGCGCTGGGAGGTCGCCTCCCTCGACGACGCCCCGGCCACCGCCTCCGCCAGCACGCCCTCCGCTGCCCCGGACACGCAGGCCCCGTCGGCGCCGTCGGCTTCGGCCACCCCCGGCGGCTCCGCGTCGCCGCACAGCGGCTGA
- a CDS encoding WhiB family transcriptional regulator has translation MTSMPVGCPTPGAASQNHPADEIARELACSYPVVDLAADGYLTGADGRAVAAQMREPQLSAALRLGRCSGTNDTDSFYRREDEEASEWYGRREQTLARYCTPCPVAAACLELALRYPEEPQDLAVRGGAAEEEQLALGREEADRLAAAVICDRGPDEQRARRLDAAREVQTLARTRIGFSVPVKYRKQNHADTLAAAYRFKKLTAEHRRATGWAA, from the coding sequence ATGACCAGCATGCCAGTTGGCTGCCCCACGCCGGGCGCCGCCAGCCAGAACCACCCCGCCGACGAGATTGCCCGCGAACTCGCCTGTTCCTACCCGGTGGTCGACCTCGCCGCCGACGGCTACCTCACCGGTGCCGACGGACGGGCCGTCGCCGCGCAGATGCGCGAGCCCCAGCTGAGTGCTGCCCTCCGGCTCGGACGCTGCAGCGGCACGAACGACACCGACAGCTTCTACCGGCGCGAGGACGAGGAAGCCAGCGAGTGGTACGGGCGCCGGGAGCAGACCCTCGCCCGGTACTGCACACCGTGCCCGGTCGCCGCTGCGTGCCTCGAACTCGCCCTGCGCTACCCCGAGGAGCCGCAGGACCTGGCAGTGCGCGGAGGAGCTGCCGAGGAGGAGCAACTCGCGCTCGGCCGTGAAGAGGCCGACCGGCTGGCCGCTGCGGTCATCTGCGACCGCGGTCCGGATGAGCAGCGGGCCCGGCGACTCGATGCGGCCCGGGAGGTCCAGACACTGGCCCGAACCCGCATCGGCTTCTCGGTCCCGGTCAAGTACCGGAAGCAGAACCACGCCGACACCCTGGCCGCCGCGTACCGCTTCAAGAAGCTGACGGCCGAACACCGGCGCGCGACGGGGTGGGCCGCATGA
- a CDS encoding UTRA domain-containing protein has translation MARPSTSKYELADRLRTEMLDGAPARLPGTVISVRRLAIELGCARNTLLAAMKILEQEGLVRALPQAGYELLPPAAPFEAHLDERGHVRPAREQAGDSVEPVIATALKAPEAVATALGSPPETRVMLWRSVLSRAGSPWAIREMYVPLGLVDLQAQHLLATDLVDASEVLDKAGLPETAYAHSTSARPTRDDESELLKSPVALTLSVRRVSYSGKRARSCEYVIIRADRVTLTGSSGDVPNYGEPDAK, from the coding sequence ATGGCCAGGCCCTCTACCAGCAAGTACGAGCTCGCCGACCGTCTGCGCACCGAGATGCTCGACGGAGCTCCTGCGCGCCTCCCCGGCACCGTCATCTCGGTCCGCCGGCTCGCGATCGAGCTGGGGTGCGCGCGCAACACGCTGCTCGCCGCGATGAAGATCCTCGAGCAGGAGGGCCTCGTCCGCGCGCTGCCGCAGGCGGGATACGAACTGCTGCCCCCCGCGGCCCCCTTCGAGGCGCACCTCGACGAGCGCGGGCACGTCCGTCCCGCCCGGGAGCAGGCCGGGGACTCCGTCGAGCCGGTCATCGCGACCGCCCTCAAGGCCCCGGAAGCGGTGGCAACCGCCCTGGGCAGTCCGCCGGAGACGCGGGTCATGCTGTGGCGGAGCGTCCTGAGCCGGGCCGGTTCCCCCTGGGCCATCCGCGAGATGTACGTCCCGCTCGGCCTGGTCGACCTCCAGGCACAGCACCTGCTGGCAACGGACCTCGTCGACGCGTCCGAGGTCCTGGACAAGGCCGGCCTGCCGGAAACCGCGTACGCGCACAGCACTTCGGCGCGGCCGACCAGGGACGACGAGTCCGAACTCCTCAAGTCGCCGGTCGCTCTGACGCTTTCGGTCCGGCGGGTCAGCTACAGCGGGAAGCGGGCACGGAGCTGCGAGTATGTGATCATCCGTGCAGATAGAGTTACTTTGACCGGTTCATCCGGCGATGTTCCCAACTATGGTGAACCTGACGCGAAGTGA